GAGTCAGCAACTCGTCGATGAACCCGGCGAGCAACAAGCGCGGCGCCCAGTAGGCGCCGGCGGCGACGGCGCGCAAAGCCCGCGCCAGATCGCGGCCGAGCACGTCATAGCTGACGAGGCCGCGCACCCCTTCCCGTAACAAGGTGAACGCCCGATTCCGGTCGAAGGCCTCGGCGACGGCCACAACCCGAGGCTGCACGGGGAGCCGTACCAGCACGCGCTCCAGCAACTCAGGGTTATGGGCATCAATCGCCCATGCAGCCGAGGGCAGCAGCTTCAGCCGCTCGACCTGGCCGGCATCCGGCAACAGGAACGCATGCACCACAAACTCCCGCTGCGGGAGCTGCAGGCGCATGCGTTCCAGCATGACGGGATGGGCGGCAACGAGGGAAACTTCCATGCGGCGAACGGACAATCCGCTGCACGCCGCGTTCCAAAGCGGAAGGACGGCGGAATAGTGCAAAAGCTTGCAGCAAAACGACACTGCTCGCGGCAACTTGGAGACGCCATGAGCACCTGCGGGCGTCCGTTGCCGGGGAGTGAAGCCCAGCCACAGCCCGACCAGCGCCGGGGCCCCCAAGCCGCACGCGGCTTGGGGTGGCAGCGGGAGGGCGGCTCCAGCAAGAGGTGGCTGTGCCACACGCCTCAGGCGGCACGGAGATGTGAGCTGAGGTGGTCGGTAAACCAGGTGGCGGCGAGGCGGGCGACTTCGTCGAGGGCGCCGGATTCTTCGAACAGGTGCGAGGCGCTGGGAACGATGACCAGCTTCTTGACGGGCGCGGCGCAGCGGGCAAGCGCGTCCTGATTGAGAGCGATGCCCTCGGTGTCGCGGCCGCCGACGATGAACAGCGTAGCAGCACGGACCGAGCCCAGCGCCGGACCGGCCAGATCGGGGCGTCCGCCGCGCGAGACGATGGTGGTGACGCGGGGCTCACCGGCGGCCGCCATCAGCGCGGCCGCGGCACCGGTGCTGGCGCCGAAGTAGCCAAAGTCGAGCTGCTCGAGTTCGGCCTGCTGCGCCGCCCATCGTGTGGCGTGGCGGAGCCTACCGGCGAGCAGCGGTATATCAAAGCGGAAGCCCGCGGTCGCATGGTCGAGCACTTCTTCTTCGGGCGAGAGCAGGTCAAACAATAGCGTGCCCAGCCCGGCTCCGTGCAGCCGCTCCGCCACGCGGCGGTTGCGCGGACTGTGGCGGCTGCTGCCGCTGCCGTGCGCGAACAGCACCAGGCCCCGTGCGCCCGCGGGCAGCCCCAGCGTGCCCTCCAGATCGACGCCTCCAGTGCGAATCGTGACTGCCCGCGCCCGCGCCGCATTTTGCGCGTAAGCGGCATCGGCTTCGGCCAGCGCCTGCACCACCGCCTCATCGGTAATCTGGCGGAAATCCTGATAGACCTGCCCAACCGCATAGTAATCGTATGGCGCCGAAAGGCAAACCATGTCATCGGCAGCAAAGCGCGCCGCGTCGCAGGCGTCGGGTGGCGCGACCGGCACCGCGATCACAAGCTGCCGCGGGTTGCGCGGCCGCAACACGCGAATGGCGGCGCGCATGTCGGCCCCCGTGGCGATACCGTCATCCACCACAATCACGGGCTTGCCGGCAATGTCGCGCGCTGGACGGCCCTGCCGGTACAACTGCTCGCGCCGTTTCACTTCCGCACGTGCCATCTCGATGACTCGCTGCACGGCAGCATCGGAGAGACCGAGCTTCTGCATGATTTCGCTGTCGAGCACAGGTGAGCCTGCGGCCGCAATGGCTCCAAAGGCCAGCTCCTCATGGCCGGGCACACCCAGTTTGCGCAGAATCACCACGTCGAGCGGCCAACCCAGCACCTTCGCTACCTCGCCGGCCACAATCACGCCACCACGCGGAATGGCAAACACCACGCCTTCCGGCCCCTGGGCAAAACGGGCCAACCGGCGCGCAAGCTGCTGGCCGGCATCCTGGCGATCGCGGAACACAGACACCCCCCTCCAACTTTAGATGCTCCCTTGCGGCCGGACTGCGGCAGCGAAGCGGAGAGTGCCTTACTTGGCGCCGGGCGGAGTGCGGAAGGCCACGTTGACCCAGTTCCAGGTGTTGATGGCAACGATGGCCATGGTGAGCGCGATGAGTTCCTGCTCGTTACGCGGCAACTTGGAGACGCCATGAGCACCTGCGGGCGTCCGTTGCCGGGGAGTGAAGCCCAGCCACAGCCCGACCAGCGCCGGGGCCCCCAAGCCGCAGGCGGCTTGGGGTGGCAGTGGGAGGGCGGCTCCAGCAAGAGGTGGCTGTGCCACGAACTCGCGCCGGGCCTCTTCGTACACGGCCTCGGGAACGTGGTCGACGGCGACCAGCGTCAGCGCCTCGGTCCAGGTGAGAGCGGCGTGCTCGCGCGGCGGGCATCGGGTGAAGCAGCGCGGTAATCAATGCGAACGGGCACAGCCAGCTCCCTCAGGCGTCGAAGTCGGTGCCGCAGGCGCCACCGCCACAACAGCCGCCCTCGTCACCGCCGCCGCAACATCCGTCTGCAAACGCGGGCTCGCTGGCGCGACCGCTGGTCGAGACGGCGACCCGCGAATACCAGACGCGTTCGACTTTTTGCGAGCCGCAGCCGCAGGTCGGCGTCTGCTCGCCGCCCCAGCTCAGACGTTCGAATTGCTGGCCGCACTGCTGGCAACGATATTCAAAGATCGGCATACGCCTATTTTATCGCCGGCAAACCGGCGGCGCGGAGCAGCGGGTTGAGCTTCGCCAGATCGGCGGCGCGGGTCGATTTCCAGGCGGCAAGCTGTGGCTCCAGTAGGTTGTGCTCCTGCTGATAGACGGCCACATCCTGGCTGGTGGGCGCTGCGTCGGCGGAGTCAACGCTGGTGGTCAGCGCGCCGAGCGTGCCATTGATCAGCGCCATGCCGCCGCCGGCCGCGCCCGAACCGAAGAGGTCGGAGGCGCCGCCGGCCACCTTCGTTGCGGCCGCGGCGAGCTGGCGGGCAGCGGCGAGCGCGACAGCGTGGCCGGCGAGTCTCGACTCCAGGGCATGAAGATGCGCGGCCAGACGTCCGGCGTCCTGATAGACGGCCATGCTCGCGGCGAGATCGGCGCGAATCTTCATTTCCAGATCCATCTGCGCCTCCAGCTCCGCGCGCGGCACATGCACGCGCGGGTCCTGTCTAACGTCGAGCGGCGCGGAGTAGCTGCGGCCATCGACGGTCAGGCTCACTTCGTACTGGCCGGGCAGGACCATGGGGCCTTGCGGCAGCCGGAACGACGCGCCCGGACTAGCGGCGATGGAGTAGTTGGTGTCGCGGCCAAGCGCTTCCGGCGGCGGATAGCGCAGGTCCCACACCCAGCGGTGCATGCCCGCTGTCGCGGGCAGTGCGCGCGGCGGCGTCTCCCAGTAGGCGGCGGCCTGCGGCGGCGTTGCCGGCGGCTTGGGCGTGGCTTCGGTGCTCGAGTACTCGCGGATGAGCTGCCCGGAAGACGTGCGGAGGCTCAGCGTGACGCGGCCGGAAGCCGCGGCGGGCAGGTAGTAATCAAGGATGGCGCCGGCGGGAGGGTTCTCGCCCGTGGGCGTCGAGCGCGGTAGCGGCGTGTCGGCGTTCACGTCGGCGCGTACGCGGATGGCAGTTGCAGGCTGAAAGAGCGTAACCGCACTGGTAGATGCGCGGCCCGAGGCGATCTGTTCGAGCGGCGTAATGTCGTCCAGCACCCAGAAGGCGCGGCCGTGCGTGGCCACAACCAGATCGTTGTCGCGGATGGCGAGATCGCGGACGGACGCGTCCGGCAGATTGAGCTGCAGCGGCTGCCAATCCCTGCCGTTGTTGAACGAGACGTAGACGCCGCGCTCGGTACCGGCAAACAGCAGCCCTGGGTGTTGCGGGTCTTCGCGCACGGCATGCACGTAGGCGCGCGGCGCAATGCCGGCGTCAATCTGCGTCCAGCTTTGGCCGAAATCGGTGGTGCGGTAAATGTGCGGCCGGAAGTCGTTGATGCGATGGCTGTCGACCGCGGCCCAGGCGGTGCCGGGCAGGCTGTGCGAAGCCTCGATCAGGCTGATCTTGCTCCAGACAGGCAGGCCCCTGGGCGTCACGTTGGACCAGTGCGCGCCGGCGTCCTGCGTCAGCCAGATGAGGCCGTCGTCGGTGCCCGCCCAGATCTCGCCGTTCTTCACCGGCGAGGGCGCGATGGTATAGATGACGCCGCGGTTTTCGCCCTTCACGAAACGCTCGGCTTCGGCGGGATCGGTGGGCTTAGGCTCGGCATTTTGGTAGAGCGTCAAGTCAGGGCTGATACGCTTCCAGCTCTTGCCCGCGCTGCCTTGGTCATCGACGGTGGTTTCGAGCAGATACTGCGTTCCCGCGTAGAGCGTGTGCGGGTTAGTGGCGGAGAAGAGGATGGGGAAGGTCCAGGTAGTGCGGTAAGTGCCGTTGCCGGGCCAGGGCGTGATGTTTTCCACCTGGCCGGTGACGCTGTCGAAGCGCGTGATCACCCCGCCATAGCTGCCGGCAAAGATGATTTTGGGATCGAGCGGATCGGGGGCGACATAACCGCTTTCGCCGCCGCCGATGGGATGCCAGTCGCGGAAGCTGATGCGGCCCCAATTGCTGCGGCTGACGATGCCTGCGGTGCCGGAATCCTGCTGCGCGCCGTAGATCCAGTAGGGCCACTGGTTATCGGTAATGACGTGATAGAACTGGCCGATGGGCTGGTTGAACCAGCTCGACCACGCCTGGCCACCGTTAAGGGTAATGACGGCGCCCTGATCCACGCCGAGGATCATGTGGTGCGTGTTGCTGGGGTCGATCCAGAGGGTGTGGTAGTCGTCGCCGCCGGGCGCGCCTTTGAGGGCGGTGAAGCTTTCCCCGCCATTGTCGGAGTGGTAAAAAGCCACGTCGCAGATGTAGACCTCATCGCGGCTGGCGGGCGAAGCGTAAACGCCGGAAAAATACCAGGAGCGGCTGTCGATGCGCGCATCGGCGCTGACACGCTTCCAGGTGGCGCCGCTGTCGTCGGAGCGGTACAAACCGCCTTGCTTGGCGCTGATCAGTGCGTACACGCGCCGGCCGCCATCGTGATAGGCAACCGCAAGACCCACGCGGCCCCATTGACCGGCGGGCAAGCCGTGCCCGGAGATTTCAGTCCAGGTGGCGCCCTCGTCGCTGGATTTGTAAATCCCGCTGCCGGGACCTTGCGTCGGCGGGTATTGATTCCAGGCCGGGCGGTACGCGGCCCAGAGCGACGCGTAGATGACCTGCGGGTTGTCAGGATCCATCGCCAGGTCGATGCCGCCGACGGTGGGGTTTTTATACAGCACCTTGCGCCAGGTGGCGCCGCCATCGGTCGAGCGATAAATGCCGCGCTCGGGATTGGGCGCGTAGGCCCGGCCAAGGGCCGCGACCAGCACGATGTCGGGATTGTGCGGATCGACGTCGATGGCGCCGATGTGCCGCGTCTCCAGTAGCCCGATATGCCGCCAGGTACGGCCGCCATCCATCGATTTATACACGCCGTTGCCGTAGGAGGTGTCGGAGCGCATGTCGGCTTCGCCCGTGCCGGCATAAATAATGTTGGGGTTCGAAGGCGCGATGGCAATGGCGCCAATGGAGGCGATGTTCTGCTGGTCGAAGATGGAGTGCCAGGTGCGCCCGGCATTGTCGGTGCGCCACACGCCCCCACCCACGCCGCCCATGTAATAGGTGCTGGTGCCGGGTACGCCGGCGACGGCCAGCACCCGGCCCGAACGGAACGGCCCCACCAGCCGCCAGCGCATGGCGGAAAACAGGCTGGGGCTGACCTGCGCCGCCAACGGCAGCGCGAGCAAGAGAACGAGAGCGGGCGTGAACCGGCGCAAGTAACTCATGGTGTGAGCATACCAGATACACGGCGTCTCATGACGGCGCGATCAATCGTGCGTTTGTGGCCTACGGCGCTGGTAGTAGGGCCGGTTTGCCTGCACCTTAGGAGGTGATCCTGGAACCAGAATGAAGCCCGTTCGTTATCTAATTCTGCAGGCGGTTTTGATCGCATGCGGTGTAGCGATGGCGCAGTCGGCGACCGGCGGCCTTGCGGGCACGGTCGCGGATGCCACCGGCGCGCGTGTTCCGGCCGCCCACATTGTGCTGCACGCCTCCGCCGTGGGCCTCGAGCGCCGGCTTCAGGCCAACGCTCGCGGGGAATTCCGCCTGAGTCAGCTTCCCCCGGGCGCCTATGAGCTGAGCGTGAGCGCGCCGGGTTTTGCCACCGCGAGCGCGAACATCACCGTGCAGGTGAGCACGGTCCGCAGTGTGCATGTCACGCTGCGCCCGGCGGCGGCGCATACCACGGTGAACGTGTCGGCTTCGGCGTCGTCGATCACCACGGCATCGATCGATCTGACCAGCGCCGCCCATCAGGGAGTGGTGACGGCACACGATCTCGCCACGCTGCCGATGGCGCAGCGCAGTTTCGCCAACATCGCCTATTTGGTGCCGGGCACCGAGCCGGTCGAACCTTCCGATCCGACCAAGGCGCGGATTACCGCGGTATCAACCGGCGGCAGCTCGGGACTGAACAACAGCCTGACGGTGGACGGCGCCGCTAACAGCGACGACTACATCGGAGGGTTTCTGCAGAACCTTCCGGTGGACGCCCTGCAGGAATTTGCCTTCCAGTCTGCGGGGCAGAACGCCTCGGTCGGCGGCACCACTGCCGGCGCAGTCGAGATCACCACCAAGCGCGGCACCGATGAGTGGCACGGCAGCGCGGCAGTTCTCGAACGTGCGGCGGCGTTGAACGCCCGCTTCCCCATCGACAATCCGGCGCCGAATCCCAAGCAGCCGTTCTCGCGCCAGGACTACAGCGCCTCGCTCGGTGGACCCATTGCGCGCGGCAAGCTTTGGTTCTTCAGCGCGCTGGAATATGTGCCCGAACAGGCCAGCATCGCCTATAGCCCCGCCAACCAGATTCAGTTCCAGGCGCTGGCGCAACTCGCCAACGACGGCCTGATTCCGGGCGTGCGCTCCATCCCCACGCCCTCGTCGGTCAGCGTGCCCTTTCATGACTTCATGGCAGATGAGCGGCTGGACTGGGCGCAGTCGTCCAATTCGCACTGGTTCTTGCGTCTTTCTGCCGACAACTACACCACCGATAATGCTTTTGTGCAGCAGGGCAGCCTGCCCTCAACCGGCACGACCTGGCATGCGAACTATCTCAACGGCGTGGTCAGCAATACCTACACCTTCTCACCCAACTGGGTCGGCAGCCTGGCGATGGCGGCCAGCTACCTGCACATGACACAGTTGCGGAACCAGCATCTGGGCTTCGCGCTGGCGTTTCCGTTCACCTCAACTTCCAGCACCATCTCCGGATTCGAAACCTTTGGCGACAATCAGTTTCTGACGCCGATCACCGCCTTTCCGGTGCTGCGGAATCAGGAAAACTACCAGTTCAGCTACGACATGAGCCACAACCGCGGCGCGCATGCGACCCGCTTCGGCGTGAACTTCGTGCACGAGCCGGTGCTCAGCGGGGCGCTGAGCGGCACCGCCGAAACCCTTACCGTTTTCCCCATGAACCCGGGCGCCTACGTGGCCGATCCGGCGCAGTTTGCCGCCGACCTTAACTGCGCCCCCAATGCCAGTCCAGGCGCGACCTGCACCGCGACCCCTGCGGGCAATGGAAGCTTCTCGCAAAACGTGCAGCGGTTGGGCCTGTACGGCCAGGACGCCTGGAAGCTGACGCCGGATTTAACGCTGGACTACGGCCTGCGGTACGACACCACCTTCGGCCTGTTTCTGGCGTCCGGCCGGACGCAAGCGGATAATCCCGCTTATCTGACGCTGAAGGCACTTCAGATCCCGTTGGTGCCGGGCGTTCCTCACGATGACCATAGCCACTTCGCGCCGCGGCTGGGGTTGATCTACGCGCCAGGGGCGCAGCACCGCCTGGTGATCCGCTCCGGCTTTGGACTTTACTACGATGACCTGGCGCAGAACGGCTGGGTCACAGCCATGCAGGCGGTGAATAGCGCGCCAGCGCCGTGTGTGGCGGCCTCCGATCCGGGGTGTCTGCCGGGAGCCGCCAGCGGCGGCAGCGGTGCGCTGATCGATCCCAACTACAAAACCCCGTATGCGCTCGATGCCACCGGCGGCGCAGCCTATGCCTTAACCCCCAACTGGAACCTGAGCGCCGACTTCACGCACGAAGAAGGCAACCACGGTTATCGCGCCTACAACTACAACGCCGGCTATACCCTGTTTTCGCCCCGGTTTGCCCGGACCATGGCGGCGCAGCAGGCGAACGTGCCCGACATCACCGTGTTCCGCTCCGACAACCGCTCGCGCTACGACGCGCTCATGCTGCACCTGCAAGGGAATCTGTCCCGGCGGCTCCACTTCATCGCCAACTACACCCTGTCGCGCGCGAACACCTGGGGCTGCGTGCTGGGCGAACTCTTCGACTACGTGGATGGCGTCTGCAATCCGCTCAACGCCTTCGGCCCGGGCGACTTTGGCCCCTCGGGCGAGGACGTAACCCACCGCCTGGTCCTGGCCGGCGACACCTTCGCGCCCGGCGGCTTCCAGCTTTCGGCACTGTTGCAAGCGGAGAGCGGCCGGCCCCTGACGCTGACCACGCCGGTGGACGTCAATGGCGCGGGCGACGCGGCCAACGACCGCGCCGTGATCAACGGCGTGCCCACCGCGCTCGATGAGTTCCGCGGCACGCCTTACATCCAGCTCGACCTGCGCCTGAGCCGGCCGTTCACTCTGGGCGAAAGGTGGCACGTCTATCCATCTCTGGATATGTTCAACGTGTTCAACCGCAATAACCCGGGCTCGAATTACATCACCAACATCGCGGCTCTGCCAACGCCGGTAAACAACCTGTTCAACGCGACCGCGCTGTGTCAGAACGCCGCCTGCACCGAGGCGCAACCCATCACTAGCCCGAAGCAGTTGCTGGCGCCGGCTGGCGCGCTGGGAGATTTCTTCGGTCCCGGAACGACGGTCGGGATTCCGTTTGCCGCGCAGCTTGGTTTGCGGATCAGCTTTTAGCGCACCGCTGCCGGTTGCGGCGCCGCAACCGCCGCTACTGCGGTCTCCAGCCGCGGCATGAGCTGCTCCAGATCGGCCATGGAGGCGACGCCGATCGAAATCCGGAACCAGCCTTCCCCTTCGGCGGCGCCGAAGGCGGCAAACGGGACCATGCCGACGTGGGCGGCCTGCAGCAGGTAGCGGCGGATGTCGTCATCGGTCTGCAGCCGTTGACCTTGGGGCGTGCGCAGCCCATGCAGGGCGAAGCGGACGCTGGCGTAAATCGCGCCCTGCGGCTTGAGACTATCGACCGGAAGCCCTTTGGCGCGCAACGCCTGCATGCCCTTGTGAACGACCTCGAGGCGGGCGGCGGCTTCGCGGCGCATGCCGGCAATGTAGGCGTCCACCGCGGCCGCGTCGTTCAGGAATTTGGCGGTCGCGATCTGTTCCGGACGCGGCGCCCAGGCACCGACGTGGCCGTTGATTTTGTTGATCGCCTTGGCGATGGCAGGCGGCGCAATCGCCCAGCCCACACGCAGGCCGGTGGCAGCGAAGCATTTCGAGATGGCGTCAATGGTGACCAGATAGGGAGCGATGGCGGGGCGCAGCAGCACCGGATCGGAATGCACCGTACCCGGCGTTGTGAGCATCCAGTAGACCTGGTCGTAAAGCATGTACAGCGGCCGCTCGCCGGCCGGGCGGCGGGTGTTTTCTTCCAGCACCGCGTCGCAGATGGCAGCGAGCTCTTCGGCGGAAAGCGATGAACCGGCGGGGTTGAGCGGCGAGTTCAGCGCCAGCAGGCGCGCGCCGCGCAAATGCGGCTGGAGGGCCTTGGCGGTGGGCAGAAAGCCGGCTTCTTTGGGACAGGCGACGCGAATTTGCTCCGCCCCCACCATGTCGCAGTAGTATTCGTTGTTCCAGCCCGGTACGCCAAAGACGACGCGGTCGCCGGCTTCGACCAGCGCCGCGTAGGCCGCGTAAATGACCGGACGCGCACCTGCCGCAATCACAACGTTGTCGAGCGTCACCTCGCGGCCGCCGCGTGGCTTGTACAGGCCGCAAATGGCGCGCCGCAGAACTTCCATGCCTATGGGCGGCGGGTAGTTCGCCTCACCCGCCCGCAACGCCTCGACGATGTTGTCTTCGAGGCCGCGCGGAATGCGAAACTGCGCCGGATGGAAATCACCCACCGTAAGGTTCAGAATCGGCTCGCCCTGGGCCATGAGCTCACGGATTTCGGCCGCGATGCCCAGAATGGCGGAGCCTTTTAAACGTTCGGCAAGAGACGTCAGTTGGGAACCCGGTTGGCTGGCCTGCATGTCCCTTAGTATGGCAAAGGATCGGTCACCGCGTGGCGCCAGAAAGCGAAGGTCGTCGGGTCGATGGTGGCGGGATAAAGGCGATAGAGTCCCTGCAGGTGAGCCAACAAATCTTGCGCCTCTGTTTCCAGGCCGGCGAGCCGCAGGCTCCGCAAAATGCGGGTCAAACGTAGGAAATTATGGTCGCCGGCGCAAAGCCAGGGCATCGGCCCGGGAGGGTTAACGCCATAGAAGGCGAGCATGGCGGCGAGCGCCTGGCGCATGCGGTCTTGCAGCTCGGGCGAGCGGCGGAACTCGGCGGCGTCTTCCGGGGTCAGCAAAGGCGCGGAGGGTTGAAAGGCGCTCGGCTCGGGCAGCGGAAACAGCCACTGGATGTAATCGTGGGTGTGCTCGAGACGGGCCGCATCCCAGGCGATAATTTCGCTCAGCCGGCGGCCGCGATGGTCGGGACCACCGCGATAGAAATCCAGAATGCGGGACATGGCGCTTCAGGGTTAGGATAGCCAAATACGCCCTGGGCACCAGCGGGTGTCCGTTGCCGGGAGCGAAACCCAGCCACAGCCCGGCCAGCGCCGGGGCCCCCAAGCCGCACGCCGTCTACCGGCGGCTCGTGAAGGCCCTGATCCCATTCGTTTTGTGAGCGTCGTATACTGCCGTTGTGCATCGCCCCGGTCCGGTCCTCGCAGTCGTCGTACTGCAAATCTTTGGGTCGCTGCTGGTTTCCGGCATTGCGGCCATGATTTTTCTGGGCGCGCTTACGGCCACTGGTGGCGAGTTGGCGGCGCATGGGGAGTCGCGCACCATGCTGTTCGGCGTCGCCGCGTTCGCCGCGGCGGTAGTGGTCTGGGGCGTGGTCACCGGGCTGGGGCTGCTGTGGATGCGCACGTGGGCGCTGATTTCGACGTTGATCTTTTCCTTCCTGCTGCTGGGCACAGGCCTGGGCGTGCTGGCAATGGACCTTTTGCCGCTTGCGCCGGCCGCACCGGCGAGTGCGGCAGCCGCTGTCCACGTGGTGGATACTTTTCTGGGGCTGATGTGTACGGGCCTGGCGATCTGGTGGATTGCCTATTTCGTCCGGCCGCACAGCCAAGCTGCCTTCTTCACCACGCGCCGCGACGGTGCGCCGCCGCGCGTGCCCATCAGCATTGCCGTGATCGCCTGGTTCCTGCTGGGCGGTGGCGTATTGAGCGTTCTCTTCACCCCTCTGCTCGGCGCCCACGCCAGCTTTGCGCTGGGGATGCACCCGCTCCGCGGCCATGCCGCACAGAGTGCACTGATCGCGGCGGGCGCGATCAGCATGATTGTCGGCTTGGGATTGGTCGAGCTGCGAAGCTGGGCGCGCGTGGCCGCTATGGTCTGGGTGGTGCTGTGGCTGATCAACAGCGTGCTTGCCTGGTTGAAGCCCGCCGCGCTCACAGATGTGCTCGGCGCGCGCGCACTTTCGATGCCGCCGCTGGCGCTGATGATCTCGCTCGGCATCGCCGCCTGCCTGGCGCAACTCTATTTCCTTTGGACGCGCCAGGCGGCCTTCGAACAACCTGGGGCGCTAAGCGCTGGCACCGGCGGCGGCGGGCAGGAGAGCACCGAAGCGGCGCTGCCGGCGGGCGAAGACCCGCAGCGCGCGGCGCAGGTGCGCGGGGCGGAAGTCCGGCCAGGCGACACGCAGGAATAGCAGCTCCGCATACGCGGCCTCCCAAAGCACGAAATCCGACAGACGCCGCTCGCCGCCGGTGCGGATAAGCAGATCCACCGGCCCGGCTTCACGCTCCAGGGCGCTGGCGGTCAGCCGCTGCATCAGCTCGACGCTGGGCGGCAATCCCGCCGTCCAGCGGGTAGCGGCAGCGGCCGAGGCGCGCGCGATTTCGCCCCGCGCGGAATAATCAATCGCCAGCCGCAGCCAAAGTTTGGTGCAGGCGCGCGTGACCACTTCCATGCGCTCCAGCGCCGTGACCAGCGACTGCGGCAGCCGGTCGCGGCGGCCGATGGCGGTGCAGCGCACGCCCGCGCGGCGCAGCGGTTCACGCTCGCTTTCGAGGTAAGCCGCAAACAGCTCCATCAGCGCCTGCACCTCGCCGGGCGGACGCTGCCAGTTGTCCGACGAGAAGGCATAGACCGTGAGCGTGCCGATGCCCAGGCCGGGCGCGGCTTCGACAATTGTGCGCAGGGCTTCGGCGCCGGCGGCGTGGCCGCGCGCGCGTGGCCAGCCGCGCGCCTCCGCCCAACGGCCGTTGCCGTCCATGATGATCGCGGTGTGCAATAAACTTTGCATGGCAAAGTCTCCGGGGAAAAAAATTTACCTTGAACCCTCCGTCGCAAGCCGGCCGGCGAAGCGGCGAACCTCGGCGGCATCGGCTACGACCTGCTCGAGTTCGTTCAGATATTGCGCAAAGCGCTCGCGTCCCGCGGCGGTCAGGCGGCAGAGTGTCCGTGGGCGCTGGCGATGGACGCCTTTGGTGATCTGCACCAGGCCAGTCTCCTGCAATACCGCCAGATGGCGGCTGAGATTGCCGTCGCTGAGATCGCAGAGCACTTTGAGATCGTTAAAGGTGAGGCCGCGCGGATGGGCGGCGAGCGAGGTGACGATACCGAGGCGCGCGCGCTCATGCAGCACGCGGTCAAGACCCGCGTAGGCGTAGCGGCCGGCGCCGGTGCGTTCGGCTTCGCTCAAGACGCCTCCTGTTCCGCGGCCACGCGCTGGGGCCGTGCGGCACGCCAGAGAATGGCGGAGGCCAAAGCCTGGCCAACCACGAACGGCGCCGCCATCAGCCAGGGCTGCAGCGCCATGCCGCCCTGCGACAGCAGCAGCACCCAGATGCCAGTCAGTAGATACCAGCCCCCGACCAGCAGCGTAGGACGCGGCAGGAAACGGCAGGAGGCAAATACGCCCAGGCTGAAAACCACTTGCCACAACCCCGGCAGCAGCGCCACATTCTGCGGCAGCGACCGCAGCAGGACGAAGGTCAGCGCCGCGGCGGCGACCGCAGAGGGCAGAAATTGCTCGACCGCGCAGCGGATCATGACGTTGCTGACGCCGGCGTGCAGTCGGCGCGTCCGCGCCACCGCCTCGCAGGCGATCAGGGCGCCGGCCAGCAGCGCCGCCGCGCCCCAGAGCAGAACATAGTGCAGGGGCGCACGCGTGGGATCGGGAATCCAGAGGGGCTGCACCACGCCCGCCGCTGCGGCCACCAAAGCCGTCGCCGCCAGCGCGGCGGGGCCGTAGCCTTGAAATTCCGCCGCACGCGCCATCTGGCCGCGAATGGCGGCGATCTCGTCCAGTGCCTGGTGAAGTGGATCGCCCATACCGTTACTTTACGATGCAAAGCGAAAAGCAGTCAATGGGCATTTCGGCCGCATCGCCTGGCTTGTGTCGGACAGCGCGCCTGGCGTGCTCGCCAAAGCAGGATTCCGGCGAGAGAAGCGGCGGCCAGGCCGAGCAGCCAGGCGCGCGGCTGGCGGCGGGTTGGGGGAATAGGCGCTCGCGAGCTGGTTGCTTCGCCGCGTTTGGCGGATTTGC
The sequence above is drawn from the Acidobacteriota bacterium genome and encodes:
- a CDS encoding zinc ribbon domain-containing protein, coding for MPIFEYRCQQCGQQFERLSWGGEQTPTCGCGSQKVERVWYSRVAVSTSGRASEPAFADGCCGGGDEGGCCGGGACGTDFDA
- a CDS encoding response regulator transcription factor, which codes for MEVSLVAAHPVMLERMRLQLPQREFVVHAFLLPDAGQVERLKLLPSAAWAIDAHNPELLERVLVRLPVQPRVVAVAEAFDRNRAFTLLREGVRGLVSYDVLGRDLARALRAVAAGAYWAPRLLLAGFIDELLTQLPGARLAPAMAGLSARERQVLDGILSRRSNKEIAAGLGISERTVKFHVSHLLHRYRVPSRHELMLRVLQASVPERGRE
- a CDS encoding TonB-dependent receptor — its product is MAQSATGGLAGTVADATGARVPAAHIVLHASAVGLERRLQANARGEFRLSQLPPGAYELSVSAPGFATASANITVQVSTVRSVHVTLRPAAAHTTVNVSASASSITTASIDLTSAAHQGVVTAHDLATLPMAQRSFANIAYLVPGTEPVEPSDPTKARITAVSTGGSSGLNNSLTVDGAANSDDYIGGFLQNLPVDALQEFAFQSAGQNASVGGTTAGAVEITTKRGTDEWHGSAAVLERAAALNARFPIDNPAPNPKQPFSRQDYSASLGGPIARGKLWFFSALEYVPEQASIAYSPANQIQFQALAQLANDGLIPGVRSIPTPSSVSVPFHDFMADERLDWAQSSNSHWFLRLSADNYTTDNAFVQQGSLPSTGTTWHANYLNGVVSNTYTFSPNWVGSLAMAASYLHMTQLRNQHLGFALAFPFTSTSSTISGFETFGDNQFLTPITAFPVLRNQENYQFSYDMSHNRGAHATRFGVNFVHEPVLSGALSGTAETLTVFPMNPGAYVADPAQFAADLNCAPNASPGATCTATPAGNGSFSQNVQRLGLYGQDAWKLTPDLTLDYGLRYDTTFGLFLASGRTQADNPAYLTLKALQIPLVPGVPHDDHSHFAPRLGLIYAPGAQHRLVIRSGFGLYYDDLAQNGWVTAMQAVNSAPAPCVAASDPGCLPGAASGGSGALIDPNYKTPYALDATGGAAYALTPNWNLSADFTHEEGNHGYRAYNYNAGYTLFSPRFARTMAAQQANVPDITVFRSDNRSRYDALMLHLQGNLSRRLHFIANYTLSRANTWGCVLGELFDYVDGVCNPLNAFGPGDFGPSGEDVTHRLVLAGDTFAPGGFQLSALLQAESGRPLTLTTPVDVNGAGDAANDRAVINGVPTALDEFRGTPYIQLDLRLSRPFTLGERWHVYPSLDMFNVFNRNNPGSNYITNIAALPTPVNNLFNATALCQNAACTEAQPITSPKQLLAPAGALGDFFGPGTTVGIPFAAQLGLRISF
- a CDS encoding phosphoribosyltransferase — translated: MFRDRQDAGQQLARRLARFAQGPEGVVFAIPRGGVIVAGEVAKVLGWPLDVVILRKLGVPGHEELAFGAIAAAGSPVLDSEIMQKLGLSDAAVQRVIEMARAEVKRREQLYRQGRPARDIAGKPVIVVDDGIATGADMRAAIRVLRPRNPRQLVIAVPVAPPDACDAARFAADDMVCLSAPYDYYAVGQVYQDFRQITDEAVVQALAEADAAYAQNAARARAVTIRTGGVDLEGTLGLPAGARGLVLFAHGSGSSRHSPRNRRVAERLHGAGLGTLLFDLLSPEEEVLDHATAGFRFDIPLLAGRLRHATRWAAQQAELEQLDFGYFGASTGAAAALMAAAGEPRVTTIVSRGGRPDLAGPALGSVRAATLFIVGGRDTEGIALNQDALARCAAPVKKLVIVPSASHLFEESGALDEVARLAATWFTDHLSSHLRAA